In Halococcus salifodinae DSM 8989, one genomic interval encodes:
- a CDS encoding diadenylate cyclase, whose translation MTESHPLEITYEDHATVTELLDVIQFCLEDISLNFDRWDEPYTRGPGLYIAIVSGRSLRDYADAMGDNHWPIEKSRHVLDDITDFYETAKEVASSQDGAVVISVDGVVQRQMVRFRDLSTDHSHEQRENTSLEYAEWMGSRHMSALDTSVRSAVVTTITLSAENGRVTIFRNGKFIAQTRDELSAEWRVHAND comes from the coding sequence ATGACTGAGTCCCATCCCCTCGAAATCACGTACGAAGACCATGCCACAGTCACCGAGCTACTCGATGTCATTCAATTCTGTCTTGAGGATATCAGTCTCAATTTCGACCGATGGGATGAACCGTACACACGCGGACCGGGACTCTACATTGCCATTGTCTCCGGACGTTCTCTTCGCGACTACGCTGATGCAATGGGGGACAACCATTGGCCCATCGAGAAATCACGACACGTTCTCGACGATATCACGGATTTCTACGAGACCGCGAAAGAGGTCGCCTCGTCACAGGATGGTGCTGTAGTCATCAGTGTCGACGGCGTGGTTCAGCGTCAGATGGTGCGATTCAGAGACCTATCGACTGATCACTCGCACGAGCAGCGAGAGAATACGTCACTGGAATACGCGGAGTGGATGGGGTCACGCCATATGAGTGCGCTTGATACGTCCGTCCGGTCGGCCGTCGTGACGACGATTACCCTGAGTGCGGAAAATGGACGAGTAACGATCTTTCGAAACGGCAAGTTCATCGCGCAGACCCGTGATGAGTTGAGCGCGGAGTGGCGTGTACACGCCAATGATTGA